A stretch of the Medicago truncatula cultivar Jemalong A17 chromosome 5, MtrunA17r5.0-ANR, whole genome shotgun sequence genome encodes the following:
- the LOC112422050 gene encoding uncharacterized protein, with amino-acid sequence MDDEHVFHYLLLWRMYIHILAIYAASFFFLNFILRDEYEIRSLNERALTRYESRRDTLDSIISASDSHCIWELRMCRNTFAHLCEVLRVRGGLVKLRQVTVKEQVAVFLNVLAHHTKNRSIQVRLSRSGQTISKYCHRVLAAVLRLHNDLLAKPEPVPQDCTDERWKWFKGCLGALDGTYIAVTPSASDRPTYRTRKGGLATNVFYGYRYGYGYGSFFRFYFLCGMNEV; translated from the exons ATGGATGATGAACATGTTTTTCATTATCTTCTTTTATGGAGGATGTATATCCATATTTTGGCAATATATGctgctagtttttttttcttgaatttcattttgaggGATGAATATGAGATAAGATCTTTGAATGAAAGAGCTTTAACTAGATATGAGTCAAGGAGGGATACTTTGGACTCTATCATCAGTGCAAGTGATTCTCATTGCATATGGGAACTAAGAATGTGTAGAAATACATTTGCACATCTTTGTGAAGTTTTAAGGGTACGAGGAGGATTAGTGAAACTTAGACAAGTGACAGTTAAAGAGCAAGTTGCTGTATTTTTAAATGTACTCGCTCATCACACAAAAAATAGAAGTATTCAAGTTAGATTATCTAGATCAGGACAAACGATAAGCAAATACTGTCATAGAGTGTTGGCTGCAGTTTTGAGGTTACATAATGATTTACTTGCCAAACCTGAACCAGTACCTCAAGACTGCACTGATGAAAGATGGAAGTGGTTTAAG GGATGCTTAGGGGCTTTAGATGGAACTTATATAGCAGTTACACCAAGTGCTTCTGACAGACCTACATATCGTACGAGGAAAGGTGGTCTCGCAACAAATGTATTTTATGGATATAGATATGGATATGGATATGGATCTTtctttagattttattttctctGTGGTATGAATGAAGTATGA
- the LOC112421714 gene encoding uncharacterized protein isoform X1, giving the protein MSQPFDFFYYLEMETEGGINSEQSMSNIRARRNWNAIEEETLLTILEEMVVAGNKGENGTFKTVTHEEVCKRMKNKIPGILINAKQIVNKMKRWSTKLNEVVDMMNTGGFGWDDTKKCVKCDSSQVLSQYLEKHPKVGNHVGKEFKEFERLQGIFGKDRANGLRVDDGNGNETIENQVSDNDELVHQHDGSPISAGPSSKRPRLAQLATNFLESFNSKMEVVSTDFAKAIGKFPDPSKPDPSKSDLVQEIKKLGLTDEEEIDLAIKFSHNQQYEKFFWEFEGSQRMSFVRKIMRM; this is encoded by the exons ATGTCACaaccttttgattttttttactatttagaAATGGAAACTGAGGGTGGGATTAATAGTGAACAATCCATGAGTAACATTAGAGCCCGACGTAATTGGAATGCAATTGAAGAAGAAACTTTACTCACTATATTAGAAGAGATGGTGGTTGCTGGAAACAAAGGAGAGAATGGAACATTCAAGACTGTAACTCATGAGGAAGTTTGCaagagaatgaaaaataaaattccagGAATACTTATCAATGCCAAGCAAATTGTTAACAAGATGAAAAGGTGGTCAACAAAGCTTAATGAAGTTGTTGACATGATGAACACTGGTGGGTTTGGTTGGGATGACACAAAAAAGTGTGTTAAATGTGACAGCAGTCAAGTCTTATCTCAATATTTAGAG AAACATCCCAAAGTTGGCAACCATGTCGGTAAAGAGTTTAAAGAGTTTGAGAGATTGCAAGGTATTTTTGGCAAAGATCGTGCAAATGGCCTCCGAGTTGATgatggaaatggaaatgaaaCAATTGAGAACCAAGTTAGTGATAATGATGAGTTAGTGCACCAACATGATGGTTCACCTATTTCTGCAGGACCATCTTCTAAACGACCTCGACTTGCTCAATTAGCCACTAATTTTCTGGAGAGTTTTAACAGTAAAATGGAAGTTGTGTCAACTGATTTTGCTAAAGCTATAGGCAAATTTCCAGATCCTTCGAAGCCAGATCCTTCAAAATCCGACTTGGTTCAAGAGATTAAGAAATTGGGATTAactgatgaagaagaaattgactTGGCAATCAAATTTTCTCACAACCAACAGTATGAAAAATTCTTTTGGGAGTTTGAAGGTTCCCAAAGAATGTCTTTCGTGAGGAAGATTATGAGAATGTGA
- the LOC112421714 gene encoding uncharacterized protein isoform X2 encodes METEGGINSEQSMSNIRARRNWNAIEEETLLTILEEMVVAGNKGENGTFKTVTHEEVCKRMKNKIPGILINAKQIVNKMKRWSTKLNEVVDMMNTGGFGWDDTKKCVKCDSSQVLSQYLEKHPKVGNHVGKEFKEFERLQGIFGKDRANGLRVDDGNGNETIENQVSDNDELVHQHDGSPISAGPSSKRPRLAQLATNFLESFNSKMEVVSTDFAKAIGKFPDPSKPDPSKSDLVQEIKKLGLTDEEEIDLAIKFSHNQQYEKFFWEFEGSQRMSFVRKIMRM; translated from the exons ATGGAAACTGAGGGTGGGATTAATAGTGAACAATCCATGAGTAACATTAGAGCCCGACGTAATTGGAATGCAATTGAAGAAGAAACTTTACTCACTATATTAGAAGAGATGGTGGTTGCTGGAAACAAAGGAGAGAATGGAACATTCAAGACTGTAACTCATGAGGAAGTTTGCaagagaatgaaaaataaaattccagGAATACTTATCAATGCCAAGCAAATTGTTAACAAGATGAAAAGGTGGTCAACAAAGCTTAATGAAGTTGTTGACATGATGAACACTGGTGGGTTTGGTTGGGATGACACAAAAAAGTGTGTTAAATGTGACAGCAGTCAAGTCTTATCTCAATATTTAGAG AAACATCCCAAAGTTGGCAACCATGTCGGTAAAGAGTTTAAAGAGTTTGAGAGATTGCAAGGTATTTTTGGCAAAGATCGTGCAAATGGCCTCCGAGTTGATgatggaaatggaaatgaaaCAATTGAGAACCAAGTTAGTGATAATGATGAGTTAGTGCACCAACATGATGGTTCACCTATTTCTGCAGGACCATCTTCTAAACGACCTCGACTTGCTCAATTAGCCACTAATTTTCTGGAGAGTTTTAACAGTAAAATGGAAGTTGTGTCAACTGATTTTGCTAAAGCTATAGGCAAATTTCCAGATCCTTCGAAGCCAGATCCTTCAAAATCCGACTTGGTTCAAGAGATTAAGAAATTGGGATTAactgatgaagaagaaattgactTGGCAATCAAATTTTCTCACAACCAACAGTATGAAAAATTCTTTTGGGAGTTTGAAGGTTCCCAAAGAATGTCTTTCGTGAGGAAGATTATGAGAATGTGA